A genomic stretch from Phocoena phocoena chromosome 9, mPhoPho1.1, whole genome shotgun sequence includes:
- the CDK5 gene encoding cyclin-dependent kinase 5 isoform X1, with product MQKYEKLEKIGEGTYGTVFKAKNRETHEIVALKRVRLDDDDEGVPSSALREICLLKELKHKNIVRLHDVLHSDKKLTLVFEFCDQDLKKYFDSCNGDLDPEIVKSFLFQLLKGLGFCHSRNVLHRDLKPQNLLINRNGELKLADFGLARAFGIPVRCYSAEVVTLWYRPPDVLFGAKLYSTSIDMWSAGCIFAELANAGRPLFPGNDVDDQLKRIFRLLGTPTEEQWPAMTKLPDYKPYPMYPATTSLVNVVPKLSATGRDLLQNLLKCNPVQRISAEEALQHPYFSDFCPP from the exons ATGCAGAAATACGAGAAGCTGGAGAAGATTGGGGAAG GCACCTACGGAACAGTGTTCAAGGCCAAAAACCGGGAGACTCATGAGATCGTGGCTCTGAAACGGGTGAGgctggatgatgatgatgag GGAGTGCCGAGTTCTGCCCTTCGGGAAATCTGCCTACTCAAGGAGCTGAAACACAAAAACATTGTCAG GCTCCACGACGTCCTGCACAGCGACAAGAAGCTGACTTTGGTTTTTGAGTTCTGTGACCAG GACCTTAAGAAGTATTTCGACAGCTGCAATGGTGACCTAGATCCTGAAATTGTGAAG tcgTTCCTCTTCCAGCTGCTGAAAGGCCTGGGATTCTGTCACAGCCGAAACGTGCTACACAGGGACCTGAAGCCTCAGAACCTGCTCATAAACAGG aaTGGGGAGCTGAAATTGGCTGATTTCGGCTTGGCTCGCGCCTTTGGGATCCCTGTTCGCTGTTACTCGGCTGAG GTGGTCACGCTGTGGTACCGCCCACCGGATGTCCTCTTTGGGGCCAAGCTGTACTCCACGTCCATTGACATGTGGTCGGCGGGCTGCATCTTCGCAG AGCTGGCCAACGCGGGGCGGCCCCTGTTTCCTGGCAACGACGTAGATGACCAGCTGAAGAGGATCTTCCG GCTGCTGGGGACACCGACCGAGGAGCAGTGGCCCGCCATGACCAAGCTGCCGGACTATAAG ccctACCCGATGTACCCAGCCACAACGTCCCTGGTGAACGTCGTGCCCAAGCTCAGTGCCACAGGGAGGGACCTGCTGCAG AACCTCCTGAAGTGTAACCCGGTCCAGCGCATCTCAGCAGAAGAGGCCCTGCAGCACCCCTACTTCTCCGACTTCTGCCCCCCCTAG
- the SLC4A2 gene encoding anion exchange protein 2 isoform X2 has translation MDFLLQPQPEPESLGPVTPGFPEQDEDELHRTLGVERFEEILQEAGSRGGEEPGRSYGEADFEYHRQSSHHIHHPLSTHLPPDTRRRKVPQGSGRKPRRRPAASPTGETPTIEEGEEEEDEASEAEGARALSQPPASTPSSVQFFLQEDEGADRKAETTSPSPPPMLPHHDAAPQATKGAQTGALVEEVAAVASVTAGGDDGGASGRPLAKAQPGHRSYNLQERRRIGSMTGAEQALLPRVPTDESEAQTLATADLDLMKSHRFEDVPGVRRHLVRKNAKASVQSGREGREPGPTPRARPRAPHKPHEVFVELNELLLDKNQEPQWRETARWIKFEEDVEEETERWGKPHVASLSFRSLLELRRTLAHGAVLLDLDQQTLPGVAHQVVEQMVISDQIKAEDRANVLRALLLKHSHPSDEKDFSFPRNISAGSLGSLLGHHHGQGAESDPHVTEPLIGGVPETRLEVERERELPPAAPPAGITRSKSKHELKLLEKIPENAEATVVLVGCVEFLSRPTMAFVRLREAAELDAVLEVPVPVRFLFLLLGPSSANMDYHEIGRSISTLMSDKQFHEAAYLADEREDLLTAINAFLDCSVVLPPSEVQGEELLRSVAHFQRQMLKKREEQVRLLPPGAGLEPKSAQDKALLQMVEVAGVVEDDPLRRTGRPFGGLIRDVRRRYPHYLSDFRDALNPQCLAAVIFIYFAALSPAITFGGLLGEKTHDLIGVSELIMSTAVQGVIFCLLGAQPLLVIGFSGPLLVFEEAFFSFCSSNDLEYLVGRVWIGFWLVLLALLMVALEGSFLVRFVSRFTQEIFAFLISLIFIYETFYKLVKIFQEHPLHGCSVSNSSEADSSENTTWAGAEAATLGPRNESSAGPSRQGRPRGQPNTALLSLVLMAGTFFIAFFLRKFKNSRFFPGRVRRVIGDFGVPIAILIMVLVDYSIEDTYTQKLSVPSGFSVTAPEKRGWVINPLGERSSFPVWMMVASLLPAILVFILIFMETQITTLIISKKERMLQKGSGFHLDLLLIVAMGGICALFGLPWLAAATVRSVTHANALTVMSKAVAPGDKPKIQEVKEQRVTGLLVALLVGLSLVIGDLLRQIPLAVLFGIFLYMGVTSLNGIQFYERLHLLLMPPKHHPDVTYVKKVRTLRMHLFTALQLLCLAVLWAVMSTAASLAFPFILILTVPLRMLVLTRIFTEREMRCLDANEAEPVFDEREGVDEYNEMPMPV, from the exons ATGGACTTCCTCCTTCAGCCTCAG CCGGAGCCAGAGAGCCTGGGCCCTGTGACGCCAGGCTTCCCTGAGCAGGACGAGGATGAACTTCACCGCACCCTGGGCGTGGAGCGGTTTGAGGAGATCCTGCAGGAAGCCGGGTCCCGAGGAGGGGAGGAGCCGGGCCGAAGCTATGGGGAGGCAGACTTTGAAT ACCACCGGCAGTCCTCCCACCACATCCACCACCCGCTGTCCACCCACCTGCCTCCCGACACCAGGCGCCGAAAGGTACCCCAGGGCTCAGGACGGAAGCCGCGCAGGCGCCCTGCAGCCTCCCCGACCGGGGAGACCCCCACCATCGAGGAGGGcgaggaagaggaggatgaggCCAGTGAGGCCGAGGGGGCCCGGGCACTCAGCCAGCCCCCTGCGTCCACACCCTCTTCCGTGCAG TTCTTTCTCCAGGAGGATGAAGGTGCGGACCGGAAGGCGGAAACAACCAGTCCGTCTCCCCCTCCGATGCTGCCCCACCACGACGCAGCTCCCCAGGCCACCAAAGGGGCCCAGACTGG AGCCCTGGTGGAAGAGGTGGCGGCTGTGGCCAGTGTCACAGCGGGAGGTGATGATGGGGGTGCCTCTGGGCGCCCCCTGGCCAAAGCGCAGCCTGGGCACCGCAGCTACAATCTGCAGGAGAGGAGACGCATCGGCAGCATGACTGGGGCTGAGCAGGCACTGCTGCCCCGGGTCCCGACGGACGAGAGCGAGGCCCAGACGCTGGCCACGGCCGACCTAGACCTCATGAAGA gtcACCGGTTTGAGGACGTTCCTGGGGTACGGCGACATTTGGTGCGGAAGAATGCCAAAGCGTCTGTGCAGAGTGGCCGGGAAGGGCGAGAGCCTGGCCCCACCCCTCGGGCTCGGCCCCGGGCCCCCCACAAGCCCCACGAG GTGTTTGTGGAACTGAATGAGTTGCTGCTGGACAAAAACCAGGAGCCTCAGTGGCGGGAGACGGCGCGCTGGATCAAATTTGAGGAGGATGTAGAGGAAGAGACGGAGCGCTGGGGGAAGCCCCACGTGGCCTCCCTCTCGTTCCGCAGCCTCCTGGAGCTGCGCCGGACCCTGGCCCATG GGGCTGTGCTCTTGGACCTGGACCAGCAGACCCTGCCTGGCGTGGCCCACCAGGTGGTGGAGCAGATGGTCATCTCTGACCAAATCAAGGCCGAGGACAGAGCCAACGTGCTGAGGGCCCTGCTGCTGAAACACAG CCACCCGAGTGATGAGAAGGACTTCTCCTTTCCCCGCAACATCTCGGCCGGCTCCCTGGGCTCCCTGCTGGGGCATCACCACGGCCAGGGGGCCGAGAGCGACCCCCACGTCACCGAGCCTCTCATTGGAGGTGTTCCCGAGACCCGGCTGGAGGTGGAGCGAGAG CGTGAGCTGCCTCCTGCAGCTCCTCCGGCTGGGATCACCCGCTCCAAGTCCAAGCATGAGCTGAAGCTTCTGGAGAAGATCCCTGAGAACGCCGAGGCTACGGTGGTCCTTGTGG GCTGCGTGGAGTTCCTCTCCCGCCCCACCATGGCCTTCGTGCGGCTACGGGAGGCAGCGGAGCTGGACGCGGTGCTGGAGGTGCCGGTGCCCGTGCGcttcctcttcctgctgctgGGCCCGAGCAGTGCCAACATGGACTACCATGAGATCGGCCGCTCCATCTCCACCCTCATGTCCGACAAG CAATTCCACGAGGCAGCCTACCTGGCAGACGAACGGGAGGACCTGCTGACGGCCATCAACGCCTTCCTGGACTGCAGCGTGGTGCTGCCGCCCTCGGAGGTGCAGGGCGAGGAGCTGCTACGATCCGTCGCTCACTTCCAGCGGCAGATGCTCAAGAAGCGGGAGGAGCAGGTCCGGCTGTTGCCTCCGGGGGCTGGGCTGGAGCCCAAGTCAGCCCAAGATAAGG CGCTCCTGCAGATGGTAGAGGTGGCAGGTGTGGTGGAAGACGATCCCCTTCGGCGGACAGGCCGGCCTTTTGGGGGCTTGATCCGAGATGTGCGGCGCCGCTATCCCCACTACCTGAGCGACTTCCGAGACGCGCTCAACCCCCAGTGCCTGGCCGCCGTCATCTTCATCTACTTCGCGGCCCTGTCTCCTGCCATCACCTTCGGGGGGCTGCTGG GAGAGAAGACGCATGACCTGATAGGAGTATCGGAGCTGATCATGTCCACGGCAGTCCAGGGCGTGATCTTCTGCCTGCTGGGGGCCCAGCCACTGCTGGTGATCGGCTTCTCGGGGCCCCTGCTGGTCTTCGAGGAAGCCTTCTTCTCG TTCTGCAGCAGCAACGACCTGGAGTACCTGGTGGGCCGCGTGTGGATTGGCTTCTGGCTGGTGCTGCTGGCCCTGCTCATGGTGGCCCTGGAGGGGAGCTTCCTGGTGCGCTTCGTCTCCCGCTTCACCCAGGAGATCTTCGCCTTCCTCATCTCCCTCATCTTCATCTACGAGACCTTCTACAAGCTGGTTAAG ATCTTCCAGGAACATCCCCTCCACGGCTGTTCGGTCTCCAACAGCTCCGAGGCAGACAGTAGCGAGAACACCACGTGGGCTGGGGCAGAAGCAGCCACGCTGGGGCCGAGGAATGAGAGCTCAGCCGGGCCGTCCAGGCAGGGGAGGCCCCGGGGACAGCCCAACACCGCCCTGTTGTCGCTGGTGCTCATGGCTGGCACCTTCTTCATCGCCTTCTTCCTGCGCAAATTCAAGAACAGCCGGTTCTTCCCTGGCCGG GTGCGGCGAGTGATCGGGGACTTCGGGGTACCCATCGCGATCCTCATCATGGTGCTCGTGGATTACAGTATTGAGGACACCTACACCCAG AAGCTGAGCGTGCCCAGCGGATTCTCAGTGACAGCCCCAGAGAAGCGGGGCTGGGTCATCAACCCCCTGGGGGAGCGCAGCTCCTTCCCCGTGTGGATGATGGTCGCCAGCCTGCTGCCCGCCATCTTGGTCTTCATCCTTATCTTCATGGAGACACAGATCACCAC GCTGATCATCTCCAAGAAGGAGCGCATGCTGCAGAAGGGCTCCGGCTTCCACCTGGACCTGCTGCTCATCGTGGCCATGGGCGGCATCTGTGCCCTCTTTGGCTTGCCCTGGCTGGCCGCTGCCACCGTCCGCTCCGTCACGCATGCCAACGCGCTTACTGTCATGAGCAAGGCTGTGGCGCCCGGGGACAAGCCCAAGATCCAGGAGGTCAAGGAGCAGCGGGTGACGGGGCTGCTGGTTGCCCTGCTTGTGG gcctctCCTTGGTCATCGGGGATCTGCTCCGGCAGATCCCCCTGGCTGTGCTCTTCGGGATTTTTCTGTACATGGGAGTTACCTCCCTTAACGGGATCCAGTTCTATGAGCGGCTGCACCTGCTTCTCATGCCACCCAAACACCACCCAGACGTCACCTATGTCAAGAAG GTTCGGACCCTCCGTATGCACCTGTTCACAGCCCTGCAGCTGCTCTGCCTGGCCGTGCTCTGGGCCGTCATGTCCACGGCCGCCTCCCTGGCCTTCCCCTTCATCCTCATCCTCACGGTGCCGCTCCGCATGCTGGTGCTCACCCGCATCTTCACCGAGCGAGAGATGAGATGC CTGGATGCTAACGAGGCAGAGCCGGTGTTCGATGAGCGGGAGGGCGTGGACGAGTACAACGAGATGCCCATGCCTGTGTAG
- the SLC4A2 gene encoding anion exchange protein 2 isoform X1, translated as MSSAPRRPASGADSFRTPEPESLGPVTPGFPEQDEDELHRTLGVERFEEILQEAGSRGGEEPGRSYGEADFEYHRQSSHHIHHPLSTHLPPDTRRRKVPQGSGRKPRRRPAASPTGETPTIEEGEEEEDEASEAEGARALSQPPASTPSSVQFFLQEDEGADRKAETTSPSPPPMLPHHDAAPQATKGAQTGALVEEVAAVASVTAGGDDGGASGRPLAKAQPGHRSYNLQERRRIGSMTGAEQALLPRVPTDESEAQTLATADLDLMKSHRFEDVPGVRRHLVRKNAKASVQSGREGREPGPTPRARPRAPHKPHEVFVELNELLLDKNQEPQWRETARWIKFEEDVEEETERWGKPHVASLSFRSLLELRRTLAHGAVLLDLDQQTLPGVAHQVVEQMVISDQIKAEDRANVLRALLLKHSHPSDEKDFSFPRNISAGSLGSLLGHHHGQGAESDPHVTEPLIGGVPETRLEVERERELPPAAPPAGITRSKSKHELKLLEKIPENAEATVVLVGCVEFLSRPTMAFVRLREAAELDAVLEVPVPVRFLFLLLGPSSANMDYHEIGRSISTLMSDKQFHEAAYLADEREDLLTAINAFLDCSVVLPPSEVQGEELLRSVAHFQRQMLKKREEQVRLLPPGAGLEPKSAQDKALLQMVEVAGVVEDDPLRRTGRPFGGLIRDVRRRYPHYLSDFRDALNPQCLAAVIFIYFAALSPAITFGGLLGEKTHDLIGVSELIMSTAVQGVIFCLLGAQPLLVIGFSGPLLVFEEAFFSFCSSNDLEYLVGRVWIGFWLVLLALLMVALEGSFLVRFVSRFTQEIFAFLISLIFIYETFYKLVKIFQEHPLHGCSVSNSSEADSSENTTWAGAEAATLGPRNESSAGPSRQGRPRGQPNTALLSLVLMAGTFFIAFFLRKFKNSRFFPGRVRRVIGDFGVPIAILIMVLVDYSIEDTYTQKLSVPSGFSVTAPEKRGWVINPLGERSSFPVWMMVASLLPAILVFILIFMETQITTLIISKKERMLQKGSGFHLDLLLIVAMGGICALFGLPWLAAATVRSVTHANALTVMSKAVAPGDKPKIQEVKEQRVTGLLVALLVGLSLVIGDLLRQIPLAVLFGIFLYMGVTSLNGIQFYERLHLLLMPPKHHPDVTYVKKVRTLRMHLFTALQLLCLAVLWAVMSTAASLAFPFILILTVPLRMLVLTRIFTEREMRCLDANEAEPVFDEREGVDEYNEMPMPV; from the exons ATGAGCAGCGCCCCCCGGCGCCCCGCCTCGGGCGCAGATTCCTTCCGCACT CCGGAGCCAGAGAGCCTGGGCCCTGTGACGCCAGGCTTCCCTGAGCAGGACGAGGATGAACTTCACCGCACCCTGGGCGTGGAGCGGTTTGAGGAGATCCTGCAGGAAGCCGGGTCCCGAGGAGGGGAGGAGCCGGGCCGAAGCTATGGGGAGGCAGACTTTGAAT ACCACCGGCAGTCCTCCCACCACATCCACCACCCGCTGTCCACCCACCTGCCTCCCGACACCAGGCGCCGAAAGGTACCCCAGGGCTCAGGACGGAAGCCGCGCAGGCGCCCTGCAGCCTCCCCGACCGGGGAGACCCCCACCATCGAGGAGGGcgaggaagaggaggatgaggCCAGTGAGGCCGAGGGGGCCCGGGCACTCAGCCAGCCCCCTGCGTCCACACCCTCTTCCGTGCAG TTCTTTCTCCAGGAGGATGAAGGTGCGGACCGGAAGGCGGAAACAACCAGTCCGTCTCCCCCTCCGATGCTGCCCCACCACGACGCAGCTCCCCAGGCCACCAAAGGGGCCCAGACTGG AGCCCTGGTGGAAGAGGTGGCGGCTGTGGCCAGTGTCACAGCGGGAGGTGATGATGGGGGTGCCTCTGGGCGCCCCCTGGCCAAAGCGCAGCCTGGGCACCGCAGCTACAATCTGCAGGAGAGGAGACGCATCGGCAGCATGACTGGGGCTGAGCAGGCACTGCTGCCCCGGGTCCCGACGGACGAGAGCGAGGCCCAGACGCTGGCCACGGCCGACCTAGACCTCATGAAGA gtcACCGGTTTGAGGACGTTCCTGGGGTACGGCGACATTTGGTGCGGAAGAATGCCAAAGCGTCTGTGCAGAGTGGCCGGGAAGGGCGAGAGCCTGGCCCCACCCCTCGGGCTCGGCCCCGGGCCCCCCACAAGCCCCACGAG GTGTTTGTGGAACTGAATGAGTTGCTGCTGGACAAAAACCAGGAGCCTCAGTGGCGGGAGACGGCGCGCTGGATCAAATTTGAGGAGGATGTAGAGGAAGAGACGGAGCGCTGGGGGAAGCCCCACGTGGCCTCCCTCTCGTTCCGCAGCCTCCTGGAGCTGCGCCGGACCCTGGCCCATG GGGCTGTGCTCTTGGACCTGGACCAGCAGACCCTGCCTGGCGTGGCCCACCAGGTGGTGGAGCAGATGGTCATCTCTGACCAAATCAAGGCCGAGGACAGAGCCAACGTGCTGAGGGCCCTGCTGCTGAAACACAG CCACCCGAGTGATGAGAAGGACTTCTCCTTTCCCCGCAACATCTCGGCCGGCTCCCTGGGCTCCCTGCTGGGGCATCACCACGGCCAGGGGGCCGAGAGCGACCCCCACGTCACCGAGCCTCTCATTGGAGGTGTTCCCGAGACCCGGCTGGAGGTGGAGCGAGAG CGTGAGCTGCCTCCTGCAGCTCCTCCGGCTGGGATCACCCGCTCCAAGTCCAAGCATGAGCTGAAGCTTCTGGAGAAGATCCCTGAGAACGCCGAGGCTACGGTGGTCCTTGTGG GCTGCGTGGAGTTCCTCTCCCGCCCCACCATGGCCTTCGTGCGGCTACGGGAGGCAGCGGAGCTGGACGCGGTGCTGGAGGTGCCGGTGCCCGTGCGcttcctcttcctgctgctgGGCCCGAGCAGTGCCAACATGGACTACCATGAGATCGGCCGCTCCATCTCCACCCTCATGTCCGACAAG CAATTCCACGAGGCAGCCTACCTGGCAGACGAACGGGAGGACCTGCTGACGGCCATCAACGCCTTCCTGGACTGCAGCGTGGTGCTGCCGCCCTCGGAGGTGCAGGGCGAGGAGCTGCTACGATCCGTCGCTCACTTCCAGCGGCAGATGCTCAAGAAGCGGGAGGAGCAGGTCCGGCTGTTGCCTCCGGGGGCTGGGCTGGAGCCCAAGTCAGCCCAAGATAAGG CGCTCCTGCAGATGGTAGAGGTGGCAGGTGTGGTGGAAGACGATCCCCTTCGGCGGACAGGCCGGCCTTTTGGGGGCTTGATCCGAGATGTGCGGCGCCGCTATCCCCACTACCTGAGCGACTTCCGAGACGCGCTCAACCCCCAGTGCCTGGCCGCCGTCATCTTCATCTACTTCGCGGCCCTGTCTCCTGCCATCACCTTCGGGGGGCTGCTGG GAGAGAAGACGCATGACCTGATAGGAGTATCGGAGCTGATCATGTCCACGGCAGTCCAGGGCGTGATCTTCTGCCTGCTGGGGGCCCAGCCACTGCTGGTGATCGGCTTCTCGGGGCCCCTGCTGGTCTTCGAGGAAGCCTTCTTCTCG TTCTGCAGCAGCAACGACCTGGAGTACCTGGTGGGCCGCGTGTGGATTGGCTTCTGGCTGGTGCTGCTGGCCCTGCTCATGGTGGCCCTGGAGGGGAGCTTCCTGGTGCGCTTCGTCTCCCGCTTCACCCAGGAGATCTTCGCCTTCCTCATCTCCCTCATCTTCATCTACGAGACCTTCTACAAGCTGGTTAAG ATCTTCCAGGAACATCCCCTCCACGGCTGTTCGGTCTCCAACAGCTCCGAGGCAGACAGTAGCGAGAACACCACGTGGGCTGGGGCAGAAGCAGCCACGCTGGGGCCGAGGAATGAGAGCTCAGCCGGGCCGTCCAGGCAGGGGAGGCCCCGGGGACAGCCCAACACCGCCCTGTTGTCGCTGGTGCTCATGGCTGGCACCTTCTTCATCGCCTTCTTCCTGCGCAAATTCAAGAACAGCCGGTTCTTCCCTGGCCGG GTGCGGCGAGTGATCGGGGACTTCGGGGTACCCATCGCGATCCTCATCATGGTGCTCGTGGATTACAGTATTGAGGACACCTACACCCAG AAGCTGAGCGTGCCCAGCGGATTCTCAGTGACAGCCCCAGAGAAGCGGGGCTGGGTCATCAACCCCCTGGGGGAGCGCAGCTCCTTCCCCGTGTGGATGATGGTCGCCAGCCTGCTGCCCGCCATCTTGGTCTTCATCCTTATCTTCATGGAGACACAGATCACCAC GCTGATCATCTCCAAGAAGGAGCGCATGCTGCAGAAGGGCTCCGGCTTCCACCTGGACCTGCTGCTCATCGTGGCCATGGGCGGCATCTGTGCCCTCTTTGGCTTGCCCTGGCTGGCCGCTGCCACCGTCCGCTCCGTCACGCATGCCAACGCGCTTACTGTCATGAGCAAGGCTGTGGCGCCCGGGGACAAGCCCAAGATCCAGGAGGTCAAGGAGCAGCGGGTGACGGGGCTGCTGGTTGCCCTGCTTGTGG gcctctCCTTGGTCATCGGGGATCTGCTCCGGCAGATCCCCCTGGCTGTGCTCTTCGGGATTTTTCTGTACATGGGAGTTACCTCCCTTAACGGGATCCAGTTCTATGAGCGGCTGCACCTGCTTCTCATGCCACCCAAACACCACCCAGACGTCACCTATGTCAAGAAG GTTCGGACCCTCCGTATGCACCTGTTCACAGCCCTGCAGCTGCTCTGCCTGGCCGTGCTCTGGGCCGTCATGTCCACGGCCGCCTCCCTGGCCTTCCCCTTCATCCTCATCCTCACGGTGCCGCTCCGCATGCTGGTGCTCACCCGCATCTTCACCGAGCGAGAGATGAGATGC CTGGATGCTAACGAGGCAGAGCCGGTGTTCGATGAGCGGGAGGGCGTGGACGAGTACAACGAGATGCCCATGCCTGTGTAG
- the CDK5 gene encoding cyclin-dependent kinase 5 isoform X2, with amino-acid sequence MQKYEKLEKIGEGTYGTVFKAKNRETHEIVALKRVRLDDDDEGVPSSALREICLLKELKHKNIVRLHDVLHSDKKLTLVFEFCDQDLKKYFDSCNGDLDPEIVKNGELKLADFGLARAFGIPVRCYSAEVVTLWYRPPDVLFGAKLYSTSIDMWSAGCIFAELANAGRPLFPGNDVDDQLKRIFRLLGTPTEEQWPAMTKLPDYKPYPMYPATTSLVNVVPKLSATGRDLLQNLLKCNPVQRISAEEALQHPYFSDFCPP; translated from the exons ATGCAGAAATACGAGAAGCTGGAGAAGATTGGGGAAG GCACCTACGGAACAGTGTTCAAGGCCAAAAACCGGGAGACTCATGAGATCGTGGCTCTGAAACGGGTGAGgctggatgatgatgatgag GGAGTGCCGAGTTCTGCCCTTCGGGAAATCTGCCTACTCAAGGAGCTGAAACACAAAAACATTGTCAG GCTCCACGACGTCCTGCACAGCGACAAGAAGCTGACTTTGGTTTTTGAGTTCTGTGACCAG GACCTTAAGAAGTATTTCGACAGCTGCAATGGTGACCTAGATCCTGAAATTGTGAAG aaTGGGGAGCTGAAATTGGCTGATTTCGGCTTGGCTCGCGCCTTTGGGATCCCTGTTCGCTGTTACTCGGCTGAG GTGGTCACGCTGTGGTACCGCCCACCGGATGTCCTCTTTGGGGCCAAGCTGTACTCCACGTCCATTGACATGTGGTCGGCGGGCTGCATCTTCGCAG AGCTGGCCAACGCGGGGCGGCCCCTGTTTCCTGGCAACGACGTAGATGACCAGCTGAAGAGGATCTTCCG GCTGCTGGGGACACCGACCGAGGAGCAGTGGCCCGCCATGACCAAGCTGCCGGACTATAAG ccctACCCGATGTACCCAGCCACAACGTCCCTGGTGAACGTCGTGCCCAAGCTCAGTGCCACAGGGAGGGACCTGCTGCAG AACCTCCTGAAGTGTAACCCGGTCCAGCGCATCTCAGCAGAAGAGGCCCTGCAGCACCCCTACTTCTCCGACTTCTGCCCCCCCTAG